The window AAATAGAGGGAATTGCAACTACAAGAATTGATGAATTAATAAAAGCTAAAAGAATTTAATTAGAAATACCTACAATCATAAACTTTCTAGTTTTTTTATCCTCTACAACTTTCCCTTCTTCTGCTAACTCATATAATGCCTTTCTTATCTTCTCGTCGCTAGCTAAATTAGTCAATATACTGTGAATTTCCTTTACATCCATTGGTTTCTCCTTAAGGAGGTCTAATATCACTTGCTTTAACTCATCTTCCTCTGGTGCTATAACAACAGTTAGATCGTCATCGTCATAAACTACCTCTAGTTTCTCTTCAATCTCTTTCCTCTTCTTGTCCTCCTTTATTACTCCAACACTACTCATATATACAACACCTTCCATATTTATAATTAACATTCCCAAATATAAACTTTTGTTAAGTCAATTAAAGCGGTTTAAATCACTATAAACAACATGGTTATACCTACTAGATCTTATAATTACTTAAGTAGTAGTTACTACAATTTACCAAGTCTACCTTTGTCCTTTAGATCCAAGTATTCGTAAACTAGGGATACAAAATCTTGATCGGGTCTAATCTCCCTCTCTACCACGTACATTATTGTTGATAACTCCAATGATGTCAGCGCATATAACAACAAATATAACCCCGTGGGCTTATGTAGAAGAATACACATTCCTCCTCTATATACATACAGGGACAGAACTCTCCCCTCCATTTTGTCCACTAAACCTGTATCTGTAGGTTTAATATCTGTAATTTTATCCTCCCAACTTGCTGAAAGTATACTCACATCATCGTCTTTTCCCCCTGACAACTTTACAAACTCCTTAATGACCTCCATATTAGTTATTTATCTTGGTTAACAAATATATATTGTGAAAGTTGGAGTAACAGATGAAGGAGAGTTTGTCAAGAGTATTGGGAAATTCTTCGACGAGATAGTAGTATTATCAGCAGGTGATAGAGTAATAAAGGAGAGACCAGATGTTGTGATACACACGTACGAAATACCTTATGATGAAGCAAATTCCAGCAAAGCCTTAGCGTGGAATATTAATACGTGGCATGCAATAAATATAGCCAAAAGTGCCAATAAAATCGGAATCACAAATGTATATCTGTCAACGTTTCTTCTATTCGACGGTAAAAAAGGATACTATAGTGAAACATCTACACCCTCACCCTTAAACTATTACGGGCTAACAAAACTTGTTGGCGAATCTGGCATAATGTCACTAGGTAACTACCTAATCATCAGGCTAGGACTAGTTACATCTTTTAACTACCGCAGCATAGCCTACTATTTATATAAAGCCTCACTAAAGAAGAGAAGAATTAAATGTAATACAAATTTTTATGTATCGCCTATAACATTAAATGAAGCGTCTGAAATCACAGCTGGTCTAATCAAGAAGGGTATCAAAGGAGTAGTGAATGTTGCGGGAAAGAGAAGGAGCATGGTTGAAGTATGTAGGGATATAGGAGAATCCATGGATGTGGAAGTTGTTCCATTTGAAGGTAAGTATTTTGACTTCTCTCTTGACACATGGCTATTAAAGAGCCTGGGCTTCAATCCTAGGAGCTAGTATCTCCTTCTTCAAAGTTATATCAATCTCCGTTACAAAAGTCTGTAGGTAAAAGTCAACTCTTGGGAACTTAACTCTCACTGCATACCTTCTCATCATCTCTACGACATTAAATAAATGCTCAGAATCACCCGTGTAGAGGAATTTTGTTATCTCTATACCTAATTTTCTTGGCGTTCTAAAACCACTCTTATAGAGCAGTCTCATTAATAAAACTAGTGATTTACTAGATCTAATCAATAGTTCACTAAAGCTTTTCGATTCACGAATGGAATATACAGCATCAATATACTTATTCTCTAATTTTTCTATTCTCACATAGTATAGTCGGCTCGGTTACTTAAATAAGTTTGTCAAATTAGATAGTATGAGTTTAGAACTTCTCCTTAGTAGAGTATTATTCTATGTAGAGAAAGGCTACCCATTACCTGTAGCGTTTAAAAGAGCAAAAAACTTTGGAGGGTATAGAAAAATAAACTATAATGAAGCTTATGAATTAAGTAAAAAATTAATATTATCCTATTACTCGTTAACTTTTAAGACCAGAAGAAAAAAAGTGAAAGAATTCCTCAGAGGTAAATACGAGGTTAAATTCCCAGAATGGATGGAAATAGAGTTGAGTAAGATCTATGATGTAAATTCATTAAAATTCTGGTTATTGAATAAACAAAAATTCACATGGTTCAGAGTAAACACATTAATAGCAGACGAGGAGAAGGTGATTAAGAACCTCACTGACAAAGGAGTTGATGTGGAAAAAGATAGTGAAATTCCCTACGCATATAAAACTTTAGATAACATAACTGACACGACAGAATTTAAGGAAAACAAGATTATTGTACAGGACAAGGCCAGTATGGCAGTGGTAGAGGCACTAAAACCAGAACCCAATGACCAAATATTGGACCTAGCCTCAGCTCCAGGTATAAAGGTCTCACAGATTATGCAACTCACTGAAAATAAGGCAAAATTGCTTGTAGCTGATATAGACAAAGAAAGGCTGGAGAAGGAAAGACTACTACTTAAGAAGTTCGGTGTAAATGTCGACAGATTAGAGTTCTTGCTGGTCGACTCTGCGAATCTTGCCATTACAAGGAAAGTAAACAAAGTTCTACTAGATGCTCCGTGCTCTTCATCAGGTGCAATCTGGAATGAACCAACAATCCTCCTGCGACTAACTATGGAAAAAGTTCTATATTATGCAGACCAGCAAAGGAGACTATTGAATAATGCAGCTAAACTTGGGGGTGAAGTCATTTATGCTACATGTTCAATGTTTATGAAAGAGGGTGAACTTATAGTAAATGATTATACTACACAAAGACCATTAAGCTTCGGTCTCGATGTCAAACACGGAATCAGATTTGTTCCTTATCTTCATGATACAGAAGGGTTCTTCATAACTAAATTATCAGTCTGAAATCCATTTCCGTAGCTCTTCAAATATTCCTTTCAACTTCACTCCTTTATCCGTTAACTCATATTTTACCCTAAAAGGTCTATCTCCTATGACTTTCCTTTGGACGATACCACTCTCCTCCAGATCCTTTAATGTCTTTGAGAGAGTCTTGGAATTTAATTTAGTTAACCTAATGAGTTCATTGAAACCTTTCCCCTCGTCAAAAAGATAATAAAGCACAATTAACTTATTTTCACTACCAATAAGTCTTATAGCCTTTATCACTGGACATACTTCATCAGACTTCATATTTACATCTATCTTATTTTACAACAATAAGGTTTGTGTTACTGTTCAAACTCATATTTGTAATATTTCACGTTTGGATTTTGCTAAGTAAGCCAGGGACTAAAATTAGAATTTCTCATTAGCGTAAGTATAATTGAATATTTAGAGGATTTGGGGAAAAAGAAACTTGCGTTAAAAAATTTTTTATCTTATCTTTATGTTATCCTTGGTATATTAATGTAGCTGGTACTCCTTGTCCATTGGAGAAGTAAATTGTAGCTGTGTAAGAGGCACCTTGGGAGAAAGATGGTGTAGTGCCACTTGGAGGTGTTACTGTAATTGTTATGGTTACTGAACTTCCAGCTGGAATTGCTGTGGCTCTTATTGTTGTGGTTTTAGTTGTTGAATTTATGGTTGTTGTAGTTCCAACTGGAACTGAAGTACTGACTACATTGAAAGGTTGTCCGTTAATGTTTACGCTTGTTACACTAACAGCTGAAGTTCCAGTATTCTTAACTGTAATCGTAATAATGTAACTTATGAATTGTTATAGGATAAGTTTGATCTTCACCTATACTCAAAGATGATTATAGGGACGCTACTGTGAAGTACAAGGGTTGGTTTTACAATCCCAAGAGTGGTAGATATGCAAGAGTTGGGTGCGTTGCAGTTTGGTTAACTCCTACTATCTTGTATAAGTTAGATCTTGAAAACATGAAAGTGTGGATTAGGGATGTTGGTGAATTATTAATTTTGGACTGTCCTAGAAACTTGTCGCTTTATAAAACTTGGGAAATTAGAGAAGGCAGATTGGTGTTAAGAGATGGTATGGCTGAGGGTTTACAAAAGAAGTATAATAAGAGATGGGAGGAGAATGAGAGAATATTGAATAGAATAAGGCATTTCCATAGAAGGACTAGGAACGTTTTAGAGGATTCTGCTAAAAAGATTGGTGAATGAGTGTAGTTAAAATTGCTAAAATGTATGACGTTGCAGCAATATTCTTAGAAGACCTAAATAACTTGGTTAAACATGTTAAGCAATTGTTGAAGTAATTTAGAGAATAGACTTTAACTTTATACATTATCGTAGGGTTCAATTTTGGGTTGAATGATAAGTAAAGAAAAGTGGATTAAAGATAATTAAAGTCAAGGCTTTCTATACTTCCACTCGTTGTCTCAAGTGTGGTAATGAGATGAAAGAGGTTTCTCATAGGTGTTTTAAATACGTCAAATGTTGTTATGAAAATGATAGGGATGTTATTGCTGTGATGAATCTTTGGGAGGTTTTCTGAGCCTCCTGACTGTTGCTTAGAGATGTAAGCCCGAACCGATGAGGAGAACCCTCATAGCAGTGAGGAAGTCAGATATATATCAACTTATGGGCTATTTTATAGTGTACTACTAGATCTAGAATTAATTGAATCTATCAAAATTTTATATTTAGTTATTTTTATATACTATTATTATCAAAATTATGATTACCTGTATACATTTGTAAGATTTATACAATTAGCTTTCACTGCATTATAAAACCGTAAAACAATAAAACTCTTAATACTATTTTCTCTCTTTACAAAATGTAATATGTAGATATAAGTGGAAGATAATAGTTAATTTTATAAGTTTGTAATAGTTTGTATAATAAGATTACCATGATACGACGTTATAGATATGATAAACGAAGGATCAGAGCACTTTCCGGAGCAATAGTAGCTTTAATTTTGGTGATAGCAGGAGTCATAATAGCTACCGCAGTAGTCCTATTTGCGTTTGGTCTGATCCCAGCCATATCCAATCAAGGCAGTGCACAGGTAGTTGGAACTGGTGCTATTGAATACGCAGGTTCAGGTCAATATAATATAATTATAACAGTGAGAAATACAGCATCTAATTTTAACGTGACAGTAAGTAGCATTAACATCGCTGGTATTAGCTTCACAATAAACAAGATCAATAACATAACTTATAATCCTAATAATCCTATGGAACAAGTAGGACCAGGAAAAATAGAGACATTGACCATAACAGCAACTCCAACATCATCAATAGTCTTCTCATCTGGTCAAACATATACTGCAACTGTCTACTTTTCTAATGGTCTAGGTGCACCAACTACTCTAATATATCAAGGCTGACTTCCTCCCCGCCCTAAAAGGCGAGGCTTTCGTCATTTTGTAAAAACATTATATTTCATAATTTATTTCTAGTTCTATTTTCCTCTCTTTTGCATGCTTTATTAAAAAACTCTTTATAAAAATTCAATGTAGTTTTCAATGCGGCCGCCGGGATTCGAACCCGGGATTGCTGGCTTTCCTCTCTGACTAATGGAAGGCCAGCGTCCTAATCCAGACTAGACGACGGCCGCGAGATAATTAATTGACTTGTAGGCTTAAAAAACTTTTTCCATAAAACCTTCTTTCATCCGTTTACTAATAACTCGTCGAAGAGACTCTGAATTAGTTTGGGCTCAACCACGCTCTTTAGAGCTATCTTTAAATATTTTACGAATTCATCACTTCCAGCTATCTCCCTGTTCTCATATGAAGCGTTCTTGCCAATCAGTTTAACTAGATTGTCTATCTTTTCTTCATCCAATGTCTTTTCGCTCATCTCATAAACTTTACTTACAATAGTCTTGAGGAACATGGGATCTAATGACTTTATCCATGTTTCATATTCCTTCAAAGATTGCCTGAAATTCTCTATAAACTTCTTCCTTATTATAGGGCTAACTAGTTTAACAAAGTAGTCTGGATTCCCTGTCTTTAATGCAGAAAGATTGCTAGCTATTTCTTTGGCTGAATTAAAAGACGCAGTATTTATTGAGTTCAGAACCTCATCCACTAATATCTTATCAAGATTTCCTATGTTTACTTCAATGACTTTTCTAGTATAGACAGAGAGAACTCCTAATTTATATGTTATAAAGGGACAGACTGATTTAGCCTCTCCTTCTTTCTGGGTGGTTCTGTGGGTTATTTGGTAATCAACATCAACTCCTATTTTCTTAGCCCAAGTACATCCATAAACCTTGTCCCTAACATAAGGCTTTATAACATCATATCCGAAGAAACCTCTTTTACCTCCAAATCTTGTGTAAACGTAAAAACCTTCTGGGCATAGGAAGTAAATTCCCTCAGCACTATTATTTTCAAGCAATTTTTCAATATATGTTACATCATTGCGTGCACCACTCAGGTCACCGGCTATGTACTTATTGAATCCACAACAGACATTGTCAATAATTTTCACTCTGGGGGAGACGTCAGTAAGATTATCACCATATTTATACAGATATTCTAGAAAACCTAAGATGCCTATCTCATCGTAATTAGCCATACAGCCGACAAATAACAAATAAAGTGGATATGCGTTGTATTTCTCCTCTAACAATTTCTCGTATTCCTTAACTTTGTCAGAAACAGGAGTTATTTTGGGCATATCTTCAAAATCTGTGACATAAGCAGGTATTCTAATGTTGGACGGAACTCTCCTCCTTCTCAATTTATATATTGAAGCAGAAAGATAATCCTTCAATTCAGATAACTTAGGTCCCTTATAGTCTAAGTTGAACGTAACCCTTCTATTTTTAACTGTAATGTATAGTTTCGCATACTCTCTTCCATCTATTATCATTAAATATATAAGAGTCCTGTTCTTGTACAAAACATCTCCTATCATAGCAAAGTATCTTGTAGATAAACTGAAGGAACCAAATCTGCTTTTAGCCTGCTCAAATAAGTTCTTGGGATCGGCAAGGAATGCGATAATGCTATTGTCACTATCTCCTTCCATTTGGATTGTTTTCTTGAATCTGAGGAGGCTATTTAGAGTCAATATAATACCAGCAACTAATAAACCTATACCAGCCCCTAACATTGTTGGCGCAATTAGGAAAAATCCTGGTCTTGAGCGGAAAGCTACGAAAAATACTATTAGGATAATACCTATTATGATAAATAAGTAGTAGTAATAGTTCCTTAATCTGATGAGAGCTGACATAATCCTCCCTTAAATTTAATTGGAATATATGAGAAGCAAAAATAAAAATATTTGCATCCTAACTAATGTTAAAAATAAGATAAGGTTATACTTTAGCAACACTTATTCTTTGAACTTCCTTGATTGCTTCATCAGGTTTTATGGAGTATAATACTATGTACTTCTTAACGAAAACATAAGCATCTGGTCTATCTAATATCTGCTTTATACCAGATAACATTTTAAGGTAATTCGCCCTTCTCTTTATCTCATCTCCTACAATATCTAAGTTCAGTCCAATCTCCTCAATTCTGCTCTTCAATACCTCACTCTTACTCAAATCGAATGTATGTGAATCAGTATTTGGATCCCAGTTACCAACTTTCTTTAACCTGTTATATGAAACCACTTCATCAACTTCTACAACCCTTCGCTTGAATGAAAGACCAAATGGTATTCTCCTTACAGTTAAAACAACATTCATCATAGGAATCCAATCCCTAGGTATATTCAGGGGCTCATTCATCAACCTCTTTATTGCAGACTCTGGATCATATGCGTGAAAAGTAGTAGCTCCACCGTGTCCAGTACTTAATGCTTGGAACAATACATATGACTCTTCTCCTCTAATCTCACCAACAGTTATTATATCAGGTCTATATCTCAGAGATAACTTAAGTAAGTCCATTAGGGTAATCTCCTTTCCTAGGGCACCGAATACTGGTCTAGTGTAAAGCTGAACCCAATTATCCCTAGCCAACTTCAGCTCTGGTATATCTTCTATACTAACTATTTTCATGGTATCCTTAACCAAGTTCAGTAGTGCGTTTAGCACAGTGGTCTTTCCTGCTCCAGTGGTACCTATGACCATAAACGACATCTTCAGATCTATGGCATACCATAAGTAAGCAACTAAATCTGCTGAAATAACGCCTTGATTTATTAAGTGTAATACAGTCACTGGGCTCTCTGAGAATCTCCTTATTACGAAAGAAGTACCTTTTGCGCTTACCTCTCGTCCGTATGTAGCTGCTATTCTATCTCCTGCAGGTAACATACCATCTGAGATCGGACTGGCAATAGATATTGATCTCCCTGATAACGATATATATCTCATAGTTATCTGGTTAAGAAACTCCTCTCCATCAACCTCATCATTCAATACACTCATTCTTTTCTGAAATATTATATTAGTTGGAATATATTCATAGTCCCTATGGTAGACATATATGGGGGCATTTAGTCCATTCACAGATATATCCTCAACTTTATAGTCAGCTAAAAGTGGTGTGAACACATTATAACCTAACAAGTTTCGTATAATGTGATACAGAGCTACCCTAGCTTCAGGTTTTAAGACTGTGTAATCACCACGAGAGCCCTCTATTACATAATCTCTATATATATTCGAAAAGTCCCTAATACTGGCTCCTATATCAAAATGCTTTCCTACAAACTGCCTCTCGAGATATTTTATAAGTAATTTGTAGATTACAAACGACTTCTCGTCTAGTGGAGGTTCAATGAGAACGTACTTGTGAACTCCCCTATCATTATCAAAGTAAATAAAGACGTGAGGATTAGGAATTTTCATTTCTATGCCTGAATTATTCAGCTGATCAACTAGATACTTGGAAATTTGAGATAGTACATCGACCTCATATTCAGACGAGATATTAAGTACTTCTTCTGGAATCCCAGTGAAAGGGTAGAGAGTAACTGGTATCTTGTATTGAGATATCTCTTCCAGATCCTTATTAGACTTTCGAGTAAATTTACTAAGTGCCATAGTATATATATATAAAACTCCAAATTATATAAGCTTTTCACCTTCTATAAGTTATCTTCAAATCAAATAACAAGCTTTTTGAGGAAGAAAAAATACAATAATTAAAAAGGTTTCCTGAACCTCTATTTTCTCATAAGAACTAATAAAAAACCTAACTTTCTGAATGATTTAGAAACTTATGTTAGAGTGGAAGTTTGGTACTATTGAAATTCGCAGCTCTACAAACACGAAAATTACAAGCGTAACTACTATCATGAGTATTATAGCATGTATAAACCCTGCGGCGGCTTTACCATAACCGATCTTACCAATTAATAAACCTGCCAGAAATGCGTTTAGTATACCTGATATTGCAGTAATGAATATGATTTGTGGAATTGAAACTAAACCAGTAGCTATTGGTCCATAAACAGCTATTCCAGAATTCAACATACTTAAAATACCACTAGCTAAGAGGAACGTAGCAATCAGAGATATCAAGACACCTGCATAGGGAGTAGCAATAAGTGGTTTTACCTTCCCTTGATATTCTCTTCTAACTACTAGCTGACTATTTATTTGATCAGCTAGAGCTCTAACGTTGTCAGGTGTCATACTGCCAATCTCAATCATATCTGAAAGAGTGTAAAGAGCTATTTTACTTGCGAATTCATTAATCGAATCAGCCCCTCTTTTCAGAGCTATCGTTAGAGGATAGCCTAACTTCAAATATCCATCAACCTTTCTTAAAACTTCCCTGAACTTACCCATTTCCTGAGCGTCTTTCAGTCTAGTAACTACAGTCTCGAAAGTAAGACCTGCCAATAGACCTTCAGATATTGCACTCAGAAACTTTACAGCATACTCCTCAAATCCACTCTTCTCTCTCATCTCCTTCTGATAGAAAAATGCAGGAGGTACTAAAGCTACTAATAAACCTATTAAGAGAGCAATTGATACAGGAAAGACGTTCTGCAGACCTCCTGAAAGAGTTATGAAATATATTATCTGATGTTCAAATATCATGATCAGGAAAGCTATAATCAAACCTATTGGTAGTGAGATGTAAAATATTTTATATGCACTAGATTGACTTTCAGGGAATTTAAGCTGTAAGGAGTCTGCCATATAGACAAAGAGTAAGTTAACCATTGGCACAACTAATACCACCACAGGACCAAGAACAGTCAACAAGGAACTCGAGTTACCAACGAAGGGTAATATAGCACCCATTATTAAAACGAGGTATAACATTATATAGCCAGAAGAAAGCCAAACTACATAAGATTCTGCTACACCCTGAAGCTTATCTGAGGCTAAAGCTGCGGCTAATGAAAACTGCTTAGATAGGTCCTTTAACTTAGCTTCCATAGTCTCTATCACAGGAGCACCAGTCCTTATTGCCGTAACATAAGCTAGCATAAAGTCATTGAATAGCTTGCCTGGATTTATATCCATAGCCTTTAATAAAGCCTGCTCAATACTTTCACTTAAGTATTGAACTCTTCTATTAACGTATACTACAATATCTTGGACAAACGAAAATGCCTTAGTTCCCTCTAATTTTCTAAACAAGATCACTGGAGATAAACCAGACTTAAGAAATATGACAAATAACGTAGCAAATGAGAATGACTCAGCGTCTACCCCATTCTTTATTTTGTCAATTTTCTGCGATATATCGAGAATAGATATGAGATAAGCTATTGGGGGAATTATAACTCCAAGGAACAACATAACTAATGAGAGAGCTAGATATGCTGGCAAAAGTGTGGCTCTGTAAAACCTGAGGAAAATTATTAGAGCGAAAGAGATAAACATAACAGCCAAGACGATACATACAAGTAAGATGAGGAACAGCCTGCTAGCAAACAGTTTCGGATCTTCTGTGTTTCTAGAAGTTAAAAGTCTTTTATCGAAATAACCAGCTAACCTTTTGACAAATGGTGTATTGTAAAATAATAAATACACTGAAGGAATGTTAATCTTGGAGGACTTTTTATCCTTACTCATCTTACTCATGTATATTCACACAGTAAAAGTATATAAATTAAGTTAAGTCTAAAACTTAAATCTATGGAAAACTGCCTTTTCTTTATAGCTTTAAACAGAGAATCTTATTATTCTAGGATATCCAGAGTATACTAAATACATGATTTAAATTCTACCAGTTATTTACTTTTTTGGTATCACTCATTCGATTTTGACTCGAAATATAGTGCTTACAAGAAAGAGGAAAAATTTAATATTAAAATCCTTACTTTTAATATGATAATATATGAATGTAGAAGTGAAGAAGAGCAAGAAAAAGAACATGAGAGCATTATCCGGAGCAATAGTAGCTCTAATTCTAGTAATAGCAGGTGTAATAATAGCCATAGCAGTAGTATTATTCGCCTTTGGTTTAATACCAGGAATATCAAACCAGGGAAGCATACAAGTTCTGGGAAGTGGAACTATTAGTGGTACTGCAGCTCCTTACACTATTACGATTACAGTTAAGAATACTGGAACTTCAGATGTTAGTGTAACAAGCATAAACATTAACGGACAACCTTTCACTGTAAGCAGTACTTCAGTTCCAGTTGGAACTACAACAACCACAAATACAAACGGTGCTACAATAACAAACACAATAACAACCACAGCAATTCCAGCTGGAAGTTCAGTAACCATAACAATTACAGTAACACCTGCAGGTAGCACTACACCATCTTTCTCCCAAGGTGCCTCTTACACAGCTACAATTTACTTCTCCAATGGACAAGGAGTACCAGCTACATTAATATACCAAGGATAACATAAAGGTAAGATAAAAAATTTTTTAACGCAAGTTTTCTTTTTCCCCAAATCCTCTAAATATTCAATTATACTTACGCTAATGAGAAATTCTAATTTTAGTCCCTAGCTTACTTGGCAAAATCCAACGTGAAATATTACAAATATGAGTTGAAAGGATTTTTAATTTTTCACTAAAATAATGCTAATATACATAACGGTTTTACTGTACTAAAAGCTTGGATAAATAACACTAATGAAACTTTCTATAAAAGTATTTTTCAACAAAAAATAAACGAAATATCATTTCCTAAGGAGGTTGAGATTTAAATAGCAGAGTAGCGTTAGCCAAAATTTTATAAATATCTGTGGTTTTTTATTAACATTGTTTATTCAGCCACGTCATGAATTATTTTATATTAAGTAATACTCACTTAAAACGTAAATGGTAAACAATAA is drawn from Sulfolobus acidocaldarius SUSAZ and contains these coding sequences:
- a CDS encoding dTDP-4-dehydrorhamnose reductase yields the protein MKVGVTDEGEFVKSIGKFFDEIVVLSAGDRVIKERPDVVIHTYEIPYDEANSSKALAWNINTWHAINIAKSANKIGITNVYLSTFLLFDGKKGYYSETSTPSPLNYYGLTKLVGESGIMSLGNYLIIRLGLVTSFNYRSIAYYLYKASLKKRRIKCNTNFYVSPITLNEASEITAGLIKKGIKGVVNVAGKRRSMVEVCRDIGESMDVEVVPFEGKYFDFSLDTWLLKSLGFNPRS
- a CDS encoding rRNA cytosine-C5-methyltransferase, with protein sequence MSLELLLSRVLFYVEKGYPLPVAFKRAKNFGGYRKINYNEAYELSKKLILSYYSLTFKTRRKKVKEFLRGKYEVKFPEWMEIELSKIYDVNSLKFWLLNKQKFTWFRVNTLIADEEKVIKNLTDKGVDVEKDSEIPYAYKTLDNITDTTEFKENKIIVQDKASMAVVEALKPEPNDQILDLASAPGIKVSQIMQLTENKAKLLVADIDKERLEKERLLLKKFGVNVDRLEFLLVDSANLAITRKVNKVLLDAPCSSSGAIWNEPTILLRLTMEKVLYYADQQRRLLNNAAKLGGEVIYATCSMFMKEGELIVNDYTTQRPLSFGLDVKHGIRFVPYLHDTEGFFITKLSV
- a CDS encoding HxlR family transcriptional regulator, encoding MKSDEVCPVIKAIRLIGSENKLIVLYYLFDEGKGFNELIRLTKLNSKTLSKTLKDLEESGIVQRKVIGDRPFRVKYELTDKGVKLKGIFEELRKWISD
- a CDS encoding type II secretion system protein E, whose protein sequence is MALSKFTRKSNKDLEEISQYKIPVTLYPFTGIPEEVLNISSEYEVDVLSQISKYLVDQLNNSGIEMKIPNPHVFIYFDNDRGVHKYVLIEPPLDEKSFVIYKLLIKYLERQFVGKHFDIGASIRDFSNIYRDYVIEGSRGDYTVLKPEARVALYHIIRNLLGYNVFTPLLADYKVEDISVNGLNAPIYVYHRDYEYIPTNIIFQKRMSVLNDEVDGEEFLNQITMRYISLSGRSISIASPISDGMLPAGDRIAATYGREVSAKGTSFVIRRFSESPVTVLHLINQGVISADLVAYLWYAIDLKMSFMVIGTTGAGKTTVLNALLNLVKDTMKIVSIEDIPELKLARDNWVQLYTRPVFGALGKEITLMDLLKLSLRYRPDIITVGEIRGEESYVLFQALSTGHGGATTFHAYDPESAIKRLMNEPLNIPRDWIPMMNVVLTVRRIPFGLSFKRRVVEVDEVVSYNRLKKVGNWDPNTDSHTFDLSKSEVLKSRIEEIGLNLDIVGDEIKRRANYLKMLSGIKQILDRPDAYVFVKKYIVLYSIKPDEAIKEVQRISVAKV
- a CDS encoding type II secretion system protein; translated protein: MSKMSKDKKSSKINIPSVYLLFYNTPFVKRLAGYFDKRLLTSRNTEDPKLFASRLFLILLVCIVLAVMFISFALIIFLRFYRATLLPAYLALSLVMLFLGVIIPPIAYLISILDISQKIDKIKNGVDAESFSFATLFVIFLKSGLSPVILFRKLEGTKAFSFVQDIVVYVNRRVQYLSESIEQALLKAMDINPGKLFNDFMLAYVTAIRTGAPVIETMEAKLKDLSKQFSLAAALASDKLQGVAESYVVWLSSGYIMLYLVLIMGAILPFVGNSSSLLTVLGPVVVLVVPMVNLLFVYMADSLQLKFPESQSSAYKIFYISLPIGLIIAFLIMIFEHQIIYFITLSGGLQNVFPVSIALLIGLLVALVPPAFFYQKEMREKSGFEEYAVKFLSAISEGLLAGLTFETVVTRLKDAQEMGKFREVLRKVDGYLKLGYPLTIALKRGADSINEFASKIALYTLSDMIEIGSMTPDNVRALADQINSQLVVRREYQGKVKPLIATPYAGVLISLIATFLLASGILSMLNSGIAVYGPIATGLVSIPQIIFITAISGILNAFLAGLLIGKIGYGKAAAGFIHAIILMIVVTLVIFVFVELRISIVPNFHSNISF